A part of Leifsonia xyli subsp. xyli str. CTCB07 genomic DNA contains:
- a CDS encoding nuclear transport factor 2 family protein, which produces MADAITIWIDRYRRAWESNDPEDIRYLFTEDASYRTEPFAEPWVGHLEIVEGWLDAQDDPGAAEFGWRLAGKDGSTYFVEGVTDYRDGPTYSNLWVIALAPDGRAEEFTEWWMEQEV; this is translated from the coding sequence ATGGCCGACGCGATCACGATCTGGATCGACCGCTATCGGCGCGCCTGGGAGTCGAACGACCCCGAGGACATCCGGTACCTCTTCACCGAGGACGCGAGTTACCGCACGGAGCCGTTCGCGGAACCCTGGGTCGGCCACCTCGAAATCGTCGAGGGCTGGCTGGACGCTCAGGACGATCCCGGAGCGGCCGAGTTCGGCTGGCGGCTGGCCGGCAAGGACGGATCGACCTACTTCGTGGAAGGCGTGACCGACTACCGCGACGGTCCGACCTACAGCAACCTGTGGGTGATCGCGCTGGCTCCGGACGGGCGCGCCGAGGAGTTCACAGAGTGGTGGATGGAGCAGGAGGTGTAG
- the crcB gene encoding fluoride efflux transporter CrcB — translation MTPLVVLAVAIAGGLGAVARLVLDGVLRSRAPVSFPLGTTAINVTGSFVLGLVTALALGHGLPPEWRAILGTGFIGGYTTFSTASYEAVRLAQQRQYRAALLTGVGMMFLALGAAGLGLWLGGLAVAPTPPAPSTTL, via the coding sequence GTGACGCCGCTGGTCGTGCTGGCGGTCGCGATCGCCGGTGGGCTCGGCGCGGTCGCGCGACTCGTCCTCGACGGTGTGCTGCGCAGCCGGGCGCCCGTGAGCTTTCCCCTGGGCACGACGGCGATCAACGTCACCGGCTCCTTCGTGCTCGGACTGGTGACGGCGCTCGCGCTCGGGCACGGGCTGCCGCCGGAGTGGCGGGCGATCCTGGGCACCGGGTTCATCGGCGGATACACGACGTTCTCGACCGCGAGCTACGAGGCCGTGAGGCTCGCACAGCAGCGGCAGTACCGGGCAGCTCTGTTAACCGGCGTCGGGATGATGTTTCTCGCGCTGGGCGCAGCGGGGCTGGGACTGTGGCTGGGCGGGCTGGCTGTAGCGCCTACACCTCCTGCTCCATCCACCACTCTGTGA
- a CDS encoding fluoride efflux transporter FluC — translation MLLVFVGGALGTAARALLSAAAPTVAVISVITFVINVIGAFVLGWLLESLALRGPDEGRRRDVRLFAGTGVLGGFTTYSAFAVDTDGLIVASNVGGGILYAAATIAIGAAAYLAGIALGAAIGCRRGVSA, via the coding sequence ATGCTGCTCGTCTTCGTCGGCGGCGCTCTCGGCACGGCCGCCCGCGCTCTGCTCTCGGCGGCGGCGCCGACGGTCGCGGTCATCTCGGTGATCACGTTTGTGATCAATGTCATCGGCGCGTTCGTCCTCGGCTGGTTGCTCGAGTCGCTGGCGCTGCGCGGTCCCGATGAGGGGCGACGTCGGGATGTGCGCCTCTTCGCCGGCACCGGAGTTCTCGGCGGGTTCACGACCTACAGCGCGTTCGCGGTGGACACCGATGGGCTGATCGTCGCGTCGAACGTGGGCGGCGGCATCCTGTACGCGGCCGCGACCATCGCGATCGGGGCCGCCGCATACCTCGCGGGAATCGCGCTGGGGGCGGCGATCGGATGCCGCCGCGGGGTGAGCGCGTGA
- a CDS encoding universal stress protein has translation MSGKGSAGSGVIVVAVVPGQPVIVLEQAARLAGDLGVPLVCANVDPTRYLVPNGVDGTVVALPFDPDLPEAGEEAFDAELEQRIRETLEGCRVPFALRQLAGDPAWALACLADEVDARYIVVGTREAGLCGSVREFFTGYVAAHLAHRQHRPVVVVPLAPISGGEKLPWEGRPV, from the coding sequence ATGAGCGGCAAAGGCAGCGCCGGTTCCGGCGTCATCGTCGTGGCGGTCGTCCCCGGTCAGCCCGTGATAGTCCTGGAGCAGGCCGCCCGGCTCGCCGGCGACCTCGGCGTTCCGCTGGTCTGCGCAAATGTCGATCCCACCCGCTACCTCGTGCCGAACGGCGTGGACGGCACCGTTGTCGCGCTGCCGTTCGACCCGGACCTTCCCGAGGCCGGCGAGGAGGCGTTCGACGCGGAGCTGGAACAGCGCATCCGGGAGACTCTGGAGGGCTGCCGCGTCCCGTTCGCCCTGCGGCAGCTTGCGGGCGACCCCGCCTGGGCGCTGGCCTGTCTCGCGGACGAGGTGGATGCCCGCTACATCGTGGTCGGGACCCGCGAGGCCGGCCTCTGCGGCAGCGTGCGCGAGTTCTTCACCGGTTACGTCGCCGCGCACCTCGCGCACCGGCAGCACCGGCCCGTGGTCGTGGTGCCGCTGGCCCCGATCTCCGGCGGTGAGAAGCTGCCGTGGGAGGGCCGACCGGTATAG
- a CDS encoding DUF3618 domain-containing protein, whose translation MSPAKGINTLKLELEETREELAGTLDDLFATLNPRVQIRSHPMVAMVLFAGLLGGAATLLYQSVARER comes from the coding sequence GTGAGCCCGGCCAAAGGAATCAACACACTCAAGCTGGAGCTCGAGGAGACCCGGGAGGAACTCGCGGGAACCCTCGACGACCTCTTCGCGACACTCAACCCGCGCGTGCAGATCCGCTCGCACCCGATGGTTGCGATGGTCCTGTTCGCCGGGTTGCTCGGCGGAGCGGCAACGCTGCTGTACCAGAGCGTCGCGCGTGAGCGCTGA
- a CDS encoding YihY/virulence factor BrkB family protein: protein MSADRPRTAVPHGRLPWGHILKRTLRSFGRDACTDLAAGLTYFGVLALFPALIALVSVLGLVGQSKTGIDALFGMADQLAPGMLDVAHGPIEALSTSPATGWGLVIGIVGALWSASGYVGGFGRALNRVYGVEEGRSAFVLRPVQLGVTVAAVALVAIVAVVLVVSGPIARTIGGAIGLGDAAQTAWEILRWPAVAVALVVLVALLYSATPNVKRPGFRWLTAGSFTAIVLLGVASVLFAFYVANVGSYDKTYGALAGVIVFLLWIWIANVALLLGAELDSEIERARQLIAGEEAERRLLLPLKSDAAIAKARDAEAGEILAAREIRRRSRGSVSGQTRSTRTAEGNR from the coding sequence GTGAGCGCTGATCGGCCGCGGACCGCGGTTCCGCACGGGCGGCTGCCCTGGGGCCACATCCTGAAGCGCACCCTCCGCTCGTTCGGCCGGGACGCCTGCACCGACCTCGCCGCGGGCCTCACATACTTCGGCGTTCTGGCGCTCTTCCCGGCGCTCATCGCACTGGTCAGCGTCCTGGGTCTGGTCGGACAGAGCAAGACCGGGATCGACGCGCTGTTCGGGATGGCCGACCAGCTGGCGCCCGGGATGCTGGATGTCGCTCACGGTCCGATCGAAGCGCTCTCCACCTCGCCGGCGACGGGCTGGGGTCTGGTCATCGGCATCGTGGGCGCCCTCTGGTCGGCGTCCGGGTACGTCGGTGGCTTCGGCCGCGCGCTCAACCGGGTCTATGGCGTCGAGGAGGGCCGCTCGGCGTTCGTTCTGCGACCGGTCCAGCTGGGTGTGACCGTCGCGGCGGTGGCACTGGTGGCGATCGTGGCCGTCGTGCTGGTGGTGTCCGGTCCGATCGCCCGCACAATCGGCGGGGCGATCGGGCTGGGTGATGCGGCGCAGACCGCGTGGGAGATCCTGCGCTGGCCGGCCGTGGCCGTCGCGCTGGTCGTTCTGGTCGCCCTGCTCTACTCGGCGACGCCGAACGTGAAGCGGCCCGGGTTCCGCTGGTTGACCGCCGGGTCGTTCACGGCGATCGTCCTGCTCGGCGTCGCCTCGGTCCTGTTCGCTTTCTACGTCGCGAATGTCGGCAGCTACGACAAAACCTACGGCGCGCTCGCCGGCGTCATCGTATTCCTGCTGTGGATCTGGATCGCCAACGTCGCGCTCCTCCTCGGCGCCGAACTCGACTCGGAGATCGAGCGCGCGCGCCAACTGATCGCGGGCGAAGAGGCGGAGCGCCGGCTCCTCCTGCCGCTGAAGTCCGACGCGGCGATCGCGAAGGCACGGGATGCCGAGGCCGGCGAGATCCTCGCCGCCCGCGAGATCAGGCGGCGCTCCCGCGGCAGCGTATCTGGGCAGACCCGTTCGACGCGGACGGCTGAGGGGAACCGCTAG
- a CDS encoding response regulator yields MVEDHALMRSLVADAFRQRGFEASSFGSAAEALASADEFDPDLLVTDIDLRVRPNGVELATILRERAPHIAVLFLSNLSREAAAAAERGTVEGASFVNKAAIDSVDELVDAADSVLADRPVSRVEPRTGAQAVLLRLSPAQLETTRLLAAGLTNAEIARRRGVSVRAVEKSVERVFQTLGLSAGERTAPRFAAATLYTLTFGDAGSGL; encoded by the coding sequence GTGGTGGAGGACCATGCCCTGATGCGCTCGCTCGTCGCCGATGCCTTCCGTCAGCGCGGCTTCGAGGCATCCTCGTTCGGCTCCGCCGCCGAAGCGCTCGCCTCCGCCGACGAGTTCGACCCGGACCTTCTCGTGACCGACATCGATCTCAGGGTGCGGCCCAACGGCGTCGAGCTGGCGACCATCCTCCGCGAGCGAGCGCCGCACATCGCTGTCCTGTTCCTCTCCAATCTGTCGCGCGAGGCCGCCGCCGCCGCAGAGAGGGGCACGGTCGAGGGAGCTTCGTTCGTCAACAAGGCCGCGATCGACTCCGTCGATGAGCTGGTGGATGCGGCCGACTCGGTTCTCGCGGACCGTCCGGTCTCGCGCGTCGAGCCTCGTACCGGTGCGCAAGCCGTCCTCCTCCGGCTCAGCCCCGCTCAGCTGGAGACCACACGGCTGCTCGCCGCGGGTCTGACCAACGCGGAGATCGCCCGCCGCCGCGGTGTCTCGGTGCGCGCCGTGGAGAAGAGCGTGGAGCGCGTCTTCCAGACGCTCGGACTGTCCGCCGGCGAACGGACCGCCCCGCGTTTCGCTGCCGCCACTCTGTACACGCTGACCTTCGGGGACGCCGGCAGCGGCCTATGA
- a CDS encoding glycosyl hydrolase-related protein — translation MAEDGSGDVIVHLYESRGARATTTVAAGFPHRGIQRTDLLERELGAAEATLTPRPFELVTLRFSRG, via the coding sequence CTGGCCGAGGACGGTTCGGGGGACGTCATCGTGCATCTCTACGAGTCCCGCGGAGCCCGCGCGACGACGACGGTCGCGGCGGGATTTCCGCACCGGGGGATTCAGCGCACCGACCTGCTCGAACGCGAGCTCGGCGCCGCGGAAGCGACGCTCACCCCCCGTCCCTTCGAACTCGTCACCCTGCGTTTCAGCCGCGGGTGA
- a CDS encoding glycoside hydrolase family 38 C-terminal domain-containing protein gives MAEPWAMRSTQLMRMLKLAFPVDVHTASARSEIQFGHLERPTHTNTSWDVARFETSAHRWVHVGESGFGVGIANDATYGHDITLHEREGGGTYSLVRQTLLRAPVFPDPETDQGEHTLRSAIVVGGVETAIEQGYRLNLPPRPATVGVEPLAVSSSSAAVI, from the coding sequence GTGGCCGAGCCCTGGGCGATGCGCAGCACGCAGCTGATGCGGATGCTGAAGCTCGCCTTCCCCGTGGACGTCCACACGGCCTCGGCCCGCTCCGAGATCCAGTTCGGCCACCTGGAACGCCCTACCCACACCAATACGAGCTGGGATGTCGCCCGTTTCGAGACGAGCGCGCACCGCTGGGTGCATGTCGGCGAGAGCGGTTTCGGGGTGGGTATCGCGAACGACGCCACATATGGCCATGACATCACCCTTCATGAGCGCGAGGGCGGCGGCACGTACTCTCTGGTGCGGCAGACACTGCTGCGCGCTCCGGTCTTCCCCGATCCGGAGACCGACCAGGGCGAGCACACCCTGCGCAGCGCGATCGTCGTCGGAGGGGTGGAGACCGCCATCGAGCAGGGCTACCGGCTGAACCTCCCGCCGCGCCCGGCGACGGTCGGGGTGGAGCCGCTGGCGGTTTCGAGTTCGTCTGCCGCGGTGATCTAG